In one Bacteroidota bacterium genomic region, the following are encoded:
- a CDS encoding phosphoadenylyl-sulfate reductase → MNFEQIKKLNLELKNSSAVEIITYFLVRFQKRIAFASSFGAEDQVILQMLSVISKEIKVFTLDTGRIFPETYELIDKSRHRYKIPIDIYFPETHEVEAMVKDKGVNLFYENIENRKLCCNIRKINPLKRALEGMDVWITGLRREQSPTRTEMNIVEWDPLNGLIKINPLIDWTEEHIWAYIKENNIPYNTLHDQGFLSIGCQPCTRAIRKGEDSRAGRWWWENPDTKECGLHKK, encoded by the coding sequence ATGAATTTTGAACAAATAAAAAAATTGAATCTTGAACTTAAAAATTCGTCAGCGGTTGAAATCATCACATATTTCTTAGTTAGGTTCCAAAAACGAATTGCTTTTGCATCAAGTTTTGGTGCAGAAGATCAGGTTATACTTCAAATGCTTTCGGTTATTAGTAAAGAAATTAAAGTCTTTACGCTAGATACAGGAAGGATTTTCCCGGAAACATATGAACTAATTGACAAGAGTCGTCATCGATATAAAATTCCAATTGATATTTATTTTCCTGAAACCCATGAAGTTGAAGCCATGGTTAAAGATAAAGGTGTCAACTTATTTTATGAAAATATCGAAAATCGAAAGTTATGTTGCAATATCCGAAAAATCAATCCTTTGAAACGGGCATTGGAAGGCATGGATGTTTGGATCACCGGATTGAGAAGAGAGCAATCTCCAACCAGAACTGAAATGAATATTGTAGAATGGGACCCCTTAAACGGACTTATAAAAATCAATCCATTAATTGATTGGACAGAAGAACATATTTGGGCATATATTAAAGAAAATAATATTCCTTATAATACCTTACACGATCAGGGATTTTTAAGTATAGGTTGCCAACCTTGTACAAGAGCGATCAGAAAAGGTGAAGACAGCCGTGCGGGAAGATGGTGGTGGGAGAATCCGGATACCAAAGAGTGCGGACTACATAAAAAATAG
- the rlmB gene encoding 23S rRNA (guanosine(2251)-2'-O)-methyltransferase RlmB translates to MIKIAILNKEEIIFGTRAIIEAIKSGKEVDKVYVRNGLRNQLFIELNELLKEYNIPIQSVPIEKLNRITTKNHQGTIAFISPVSFQPIEEIIPLIYEKGEIPLILILDRVTDVRNLGAISRTVECTGAHAIVIPARGSAQINSEAIKASAGALNLVPVCRSFNLKETIDFLKESGLQIVAATEKTDINYTEVDYHQPTAIIMGSEDRGISEEYLKKSDHQVSIPILGKIESLNVSVASAVILYEVIRQRSKTELC, encoded by the coding sequence ATAATTAAAATTGCTATTTTGAATAAGGAAGAAATTATTTTTGGAACAAGGGCAATCATTGAAGCCATCAAATCAGGAAAAGAAGTTGATAAGGTATATGTACGGAATGGCTTGAGAAATCAGCTATTTATAGAATTGAATGAATTACTGAAAGAATATAATATCCCTATTCAAAGTGTCCCGATCGAGAAATTAAATCGAATCACTACTAAAAATCATCAGGGCACCATTGCCTTTATTTCACCTGTTTCATTTCAACCCATCGAGGAAATAATACCGCTTATTTATGAAAAAGGGGAGATCCCATTAATCCTGATTCTAGATCGGGTAACGGATGTTAGGAATTTAGGAGCTATTAGCCGCACAGTTGAATGTACCGGTGCTCATGCGATTGTAATTCCTGCCCGTGGAAGTGCTCAAATCAATTCTGAAGCAATTAAAGCATCTGCAGGCGCATTAAATTTAGTGCCGGTTTGTAGGTCATTTAATTTAAAAGAAACCATTGATTTTTTAAAAGAGAGTGGATTACAGATTGTAGCTGCAACTGAGAAAACGGATATAAATTATACTGAAGTTGATTATCATCAACCTACTGCAATTATTATGGGATCGGAGGATCGGGGTATTTCTGAGGAGTATTTAAAAAAATCCGATCATCAGGTTAGTATTCCAATTTTAGGAAAAATCGAATCTTTGAATGTTTCGGTAGCTTCAGCAGTGATACTCTACGAAGTGATTCGTCAGCGGAGCAAAACAGAATTGTGTTAA
- the rmuC gene encoding DNA recombination protein RmuC has protein sequence MEFIYLISGLIIGGTLLYFLSNTRFMKKQLGLESENRMLRSGELFLKEKLDELNRQIANKENQILELTSQLSGKSSDLSHLTERLNEQKQDVEKLQDKFRIEFKNLANEILEEKSQKFTQQNRVNLDEILKPLGEKIKDFERKVEDTYDKESKLRFSLKEEIKRLEELNQQVSRDTVNLTKALKGDSKAQGNWGEVVLESILEKSGLVKDREYFVQSSYATEDGKRIQPDVIVTYPGKRNVVIDSKVSLTAYERYTSLEAEDLREKAYKEHIISLKSHINDLSLKNYQDLYQLNSLDFIMMFLPLEPAYLLAVQREPELWNYAYDKRILLISPTNLIAALKMVESLWRQEYQGQNVKEIARQSGDLYDKFVSLVEDLIDVGNKLKATQKSYEASMNKLHSGKGNLLNRVENIKKLGAKTTKIMPDRLLERLENEVE, from the coding sequence ATGGAATTTATCTATTTAATTTCCGGGCTAATCATTGGGGGGACCTTGCTATATTTCCTATCAAATACGCGTTTTATGAAGAAGCAGCTAGGTCTTGAGAGTGAAAATAGGATGCTACGATCCGGTGAGCTTTTTTTAAAAGAAAAGTTAGACGAACTAAATCGCCAAATAGCAAACAAAGAAAATCAAATTCTTGAATTAACCTCACAATTAAGTGGTAAAAGTTCAGATTTATCGCATCTCACCGAAAGATTAAATGAACAAAAACAAGACGTTGAAAAGCTTCAGGATAAATTTAGAATAGAATTCAAGAATTTGGCAAATGAGATTTTAGAAGAAAAATCACAGAAATTTACTCAACAAAATAGAGTTAATTTGGATGAGATACTCAAGCCTTTAGGCGAAAAAATTAAAGATTTTGAAAGGAAAGTTGAAGATACTTATGATAAAGAATCGAAATTGAGATTTTCGCTAAAAGAAGAGATAAAAAGGCTTGAAGAGTTGAATCAGCAGGTAAGTCGTGATACGGTTAATCTAACCAAAGCTTTAAAGGGTGATTCAAAAGCACAGGGTAATTGGGGCGAAGTTGTTTTGGAGAGTATCCTTGAAAAATCAGGATTGGTTAAGGATCGCGAATATTTTGTACAATCTTCATATGCTACCGAAGATGGAAAAAGAATTCAACCTGACGTGATCGTTACATATCCCGGAAAGCGCAATGTTGTAATTGATTCAAAAGTATCGTTAACGGCATACGAAAGATACACCTCTTTAGAAGCAGAAGATTTACGTGAAAAAGCGTACAAGGAGCATATCATCTCACTCAAAAGTCATATCAATGATTTGAGCTTAAAAAACTACCAGGATTTATACCAGCTTAATAGCCTTGATTTTATTATGATGTTTTTACCATTGGAACCTGCCTATTTATTAGCGGTTCAGCGTGAACCGGAATTGTGGAATTATGCCTATGATAAGCGCATTTTGTTAATTAGCCCTACTAATTTAATTGCTGCATTAAAAATGGTGGAAAGTTTATGGAGACAAGAATATCAAGGTCAGAATGTTAAAGAGATTGCCCGTCAAAGTGGTGATTTATATGATAAATTTGTTAGTTTGGTTGAAGATTTAATAGATGTTGGAAATAAATTAAAAGCGACTCAAAAGTCTTATGAAGCATCTATGAATAAGCTTCATTCGGGTAAAGGCAACTTGCTTAATCGGGTTGAAAATATAAAGAAACTTGGTGCGAAAACCACAAAAATAATGCCTGATAGATTGTTAGAACGACTTGAAAATGAAGTTGAATAA
- a CDS encoding mechanosensitive ion channel — protein MEKMSKYSDYATDLLLKYGPQLLLALITLIIGLWVISILIKGLKRIISRGNIDPSLQPFLTSFMGIFLKILLIISVMGMVGVEMTSFIAVLGAAGLAVGMALSGSLQNFAGGVLIFLFKPFKVGDYIEAQGHAGVVQLIHVFNTILTTPDNKTIIIPNGALSNSSVVNYSAQLTRRVDLKFGTGYQDNIDKTKAVLKQTIEADARILKSPEPVIAVSELADSSINFVVRPWVNVTDYWDVYFDLQEKVKKAFDHEGISIPYPQQDVHIISQK, from the coding sequence ATGGAAAAAATGTCGAAGTATTCAGATTATGCTACAGATTTGTTATTAAAATATGGCCCACAATTATTATTAGCCTTAATCACCTTAATTATTGGCTTATGGGTAATAAGTATATTGATTAAGGGACTTAAAAGAATAATTTCGAGAGGAAATATTGATCCAAGTTTGCAGCCTTTTTTAACAAGTTTTATGGGGATTTTCCTTAAAATATTATTGATTATTAGCGTCATGGGAATGGTCGGAGTAGAAATGACCTCATTTATTGCTGTTCTTGGAGCAGCAGGTTTAGCAGTTGGTATGGCCCTGTCCGGTTCTTTACAAAACTTTGCAGGTGGGGTACTCATTTTCCTCTTTAAACCTTTTAAAGTGGGCGATTATATTGAAGCTCAGGGTCATGCAGGAGTTGTACAATTAATCCATGTTTTTAACACAATTCTTACAACTCCTGATAATAAAACGATTATTATACCCAATGGTGCCTTATCAAATTCATCGGTGGTTAATTATTCAGCACAATTAACACGTCGGGTTGATCTGAAATTTGGAACCGGTTATCAAGATAATATTGATAAAACAAAAGCTGTATTGAAACAAACAATTGAAGCAGATGCGAGGATTTTAAAATCACCAGAACCGGTAATCGCAGTATCCGAATTGGCAGATAGCTCGATTAATTTTGTGGTTCGCCCCTGGGTAAATGTTACTGATTATTGGGATGTATATTTCGATCTTCAGGAAAAAGTTAAAAAAGCCTTTGATCATGAAGGAATCTCAATTCCTTATCCTCAGCAAGATGTTCATATAATTTCTCAGAAATAG
- a CDS encoding metallophosphatase family protein, whose translation MIKIGLLSDTHGYIHPKVFDFFKEVDEIWHAGDIGNLETAKNLASFKPLYAVYGNIDGHDLRVSLPENRIFIREGLKVLMTHIGGYPGRYAKGIKEILIREKVKLFISGHSHILKVMNDKKLNLLHVNPGAAGKNGLHNVITFTRFTIDKDRIADLEIMEIERASL comes from the coding sequence ATGATAAAAATCGGATTACTTTCGGATACGCATGGATATATTCATCCGAAGGTGTTCGATTTTTTTAAGGAAGTTGATGAAATCTGGCATGCCGGTGATATAGGCAATTTAGAAACTGCAAAGAATTTAGCTTCGTTTAAGCCTTTATATGCAGTGTATGGAAACATTGACGGTCATGATCTTAGAGTTTCGTTACCAGAAAACAGGATTTTTATACGTGAAGGATTAAAAGTTTTAATGACGCATATTGGCGGCTATCCGGGTAGATATGCAAAAGGGATCAAGGAAATTCTCATTCGCGAAAAAGTTAAGCTTTTCATTTCAGGGCATTCACACATTTTAAAAGTAATGAATGATAAAAAACTTAATCTGCTTCATGTGAACCCCGGGGCTGCAGGTAAAAACGGATTACATAATGTAATTACTTTTACACGCTTTACCATCGATAAAGACAGGATTGCTGATTTAGAAATAATGGAAATTGAAAGAGCTTCCTTATAA
- the rho gene encoding transcription termination factor Rho, translating to MYDIIELNSKLVSDLRDIAKQLNIPKVDKLLKQDLIYQILDFQALNPTEEVLKKEKKESKKVFKSKRARIPGIGGNNSQEKEVKDFVKKDELLASTSPIDKKDKKIINLKSENENKWEQPKELFAREEPQPALIPKENLTTQSAPVERVVHKPKDFKRRVDERVEQQPKEDFQTPIEDELIQFDEKQADIKSDMPQSERIAPSESRKRPQYSFDFEGIVSSEGVLEIMQDGYGFLRSSDYNYLNSPDDIYVSQSQIKLFGLKTGDTVQGTIRPPKESEKYFPLIKVELINGKRPEEVRDRIPFDYLTPLFPEEKFKLTGHSGETMSTRIIDMFTPIGKGQRGLIVAQPKTGKTVLLKEVANAIAANHPEAYLIILLIDERPEEVTDMARSVRAEVISSTFDEPAERHVKIANIVLEKAKRMVECGHDVVILLDSITRLARAYNTVSPASGKVLSGGVEANALQKPKRFFGAARKIENGGSLTIIATALIDTGSKMDEVIFEEFKGTGNMELQLDRKLSNKRVYPAIDIVASSTRREDLLLDKETLQRIWVLRNHLADMTPLEAMEFLKDRIKFTQSNEEFLISMNG from the coding sequence ATGTACGATATCATTGAATTAAACAGCAAGCTGGTTTCCGACCTAAGAGACATCGCTAAGCAGTTGAATATTCCAAAAGTTGATAAACTTTTGAAACAAGACCTAATTTATCAGATCCTTGACTTTCAGGCTTTAAATCCTACCGAAGAAGTATTAAAAAAAGAAAAAAAGGAATCGAAAAAAGTTTTTAAAAGCAAACGGGCTCGAATTCCGGGTATTGGTGGAAATAATTCCCAGGAAAAAGAAGTTAAAGATTTTGTAAAAAAAGATGAACTTTTGGCTTCAACTTCTCCTATTGATAAAAAGGATAAAAAAATCATTAACCTTAAAAGCGAAAATGAAAACAAGTGGGAGCAACCAAAAGAGCTATTTGCAAGAGAAGAACCACAACCTGCTCTTATACCAAAGGAAAATCTTACGACCCAATCTGCTCCTGTTGAAAGAGTTGTGCATAAACCAAAAGATTTCAAGCGGAGAGTTGACGAAAGAGTTGAACAGCAACCTAAAGAAGATTTTCAGACTCCAATTGAAGATGAATTAATTCAATTTGATGAAAAGCAGGCAGACATTAAATCCGACATGCCTCAATCAGAGAGAATTGCTCCATCCGAATCAAGAAAACGTCCTCAATATTCATTTGATTTTGAAGGTATTGTTTCAAGTGAAGGAGTTTTAGAAATTATGCAGGATGGTTATGGCTTTTTAAGATCATCAGATTATAATTATTTGAATTCACCAGATGATATTTATGTATCTCAATCACAGATTAAACTTTTTGGTTTAAAAACCGGTGATACTGTTCAGGGAACAATTCGTCCACCAAAAGAAAGTGAAAAATATTTCCCACTGATAAAAGTTGAGTTAATCAATGGCAAAAGACCTGAAGAAGTAAGGGATCGTATTCCTTTCGATTATTTGACTCCCTTATTTCCTGAAGAAAAATTTAAACTTACCGGACATTCCGGAGAAACCATGTCGACACGTATTATTGATATGTTTACGCCAATCGGTAAAGGACAAAGAGGATTAATCGTAGCTCAGCCAAAAACAGGTAAAACCGTTTTGTTGAAAGAGGTTGCCAATGCTATCGCTGCAAACCACCCTGAAGCTTATTTAATCATTTTATTGATTGATGAGCGTCCTGAGGAAGTGACAGACATGGCCAGAAGCGTAAGAGCCGAAGTTATTTCTTCAACATTTGATGAGCCTGCAGAAAGACACGTTAAAATTGCCAATATCGTACTCGAAAAAGCCAAGCGAATGGTTGAATGTGGTCATGATGTTGTAATTTTGCTAGATTCTATAACCCGTTTGGCCAGAGCTTACAATACTGTTTCTCCTGCTTCGGGTAAAGTTTTATCAGGAGGTGTTGAAGCAAATGCATTACAGAAACCCAAACGATTTTTTGGAGCTGCACGTAAAATTGAAAATGGTGGTTCATTAACCATCATAGCAACCGCATTGATCGATACCGGATCAAAAATGGATGAGGTTATCTTCGAAGAATTTAAAGGTACCGGTAACATGGAACTTCAGCTTGATCGTAAACTATCGAACAAACGCGTTTATCCTGCAATTGATATTGTTGCATCAAGTACACGTCGCGAAGACTTATTGCTCGATAAAGAAACCTTACAACGAATTTGGGTTTTAAGAAACCATTTAGCAGACATGACTCCTTTAGAAGCAATGGAATTTCTGAAAGACAGAATTAAATTCACACAGAGTAATGAAGAATTTCTGATTTCGATGAATGGGTAA
- a CDS encoding DUF4293 domain-containing protein, with protein MIQRIQTLYLFAVSIIMGLMFFFPIAGYYGELNTLKFTLLGVENMVPDSTLVFSTYTTFPLLVIVLGVIIISIAIIFQYKYRIKQMKWIKINILLNTILIMGIFIIYSRWLQSTSEASESFQTAAFFPLISLMFLVLAYRAIRRDEKLVRSADRLR; from the coding sequence ATGATTCAACGCATTCAAACACTCTATCTTTTTGCTGTTAGCATAATAATGGGTTTAATGTTTTTCTTCCCTATTGCCGGATATTATGGTGAATTAAACACGCTAAAATTCACTTTATTAGGTGTTGAGAATATGGTTCCGGATTCGACATTGGTTTTTTCCACTTATACAACTTTTCCTTTATTGGTAATAGTTTTAGGTGTTATCATCATATCAATTGCGATTATATTTCAATACAAATACCGAATAAAGCAGATGAAATGGATAAAAATAAATATCCTGTTGAATACCATTCTGATCATGGGTATCTTTATTATTTATTCGAGATGGTTACAATCAACCTCTGAAGCGAGCGAATCATTTCAAACTGCAGCATTCTTTCCATTGATTTCATTGATGTTTCTGGTATTGGCTTATAGGGCAATTCGTAGAGATGAAAAACTGGTAAGGTCGGCCGATAGATTAAGATAA
- a CDS encoding peptidoglycan synthetase has translation MRIHFIAIGGAAMHNLAIALHKKGDIVTGSDDEIFNPSRARLANYGLLPESIGWNQNRIGRGLDAIILGMHARADNPELLKAKELGLRIYSYPEFLYEHAKNKTRIVIGGSHGKTTITAMVLHVLKQAGIETDYMVGAQLDGFEVMVRLSDTAKFMVFEGDEYLTSPLDLRPKFHLYRPHIALISGIAWDHINVFPTFENYVDQFRIFINLIEKGGSLVYCQCDEILNKLVNETKSNVQLKPYNLPNYQIIEGKTYLNIDSMQVPLEIFGEHNLLNLNGARNICNEIKVSDETFYNAIKSFKGASNRLELIAKDRFTTLFKDFAHSPSKLRATINAVKNQYPERDLVACMELHTFSSLNQDFLKEYSGSMDKADFAFVYYNPETLKHKNLPALSPDLVRKAFNHRNLKVYSDSEVLISYLLNHNWKNRNLILMSSGNFDGLDYPSFSRNILQG, from the coding sequence ATGAGAATTCATTTTATTGCCATTGGCGGGGCTGCAATGCACAACCTTGCCATCGCGCTTCACAAAAAAGGTGATATTGTTACCGGATCAGATGATGAAATTTTTAATCCATCGAGAGCAAGGCTAGCCAACTATGGCTTGTTACCGGAAAGTATTGGCTGGAATCAAAATCGAATAGGAAGGGGTTTAGATGCCATAATTCTTGGAATGCATGCCAGAGCTGATAATCCGGAACTTCTGAAAGCGAAAGAATTAGGTTTGAGAATCTATTCTTATCCTGAATTCTTATATGAACATGCAAAGAACAAAACGAGGATCGTAATTGGCGGAAGTCATGGTAAAACCACCATTACAGCGATGGTTTTACATGTATTAAAACAAGCCGGAATTGAAACCGACTATATGGTAGGTGCTCAGCTGGACGGATTTGAAGTGATGGTAAGATTGTCGGATACTGCAAAATTCATGGTCTTTGAAGGAGACGAATATTTGACATCGCCACTTGATCTTCGACCAAAATTCCATTTATACAGGCCTCATATTGCATTGATTAGTGGTATCGCATGGGATCATATTAATGTTTTCCCAACTTTTGAAAATTACGTGGATCAATTCAGGATTTTCATCAACTTGATCGAGAAAGGGGGAAGTTTGGTTTATTGTCAGTGTGACGAAATATTGAATAAACTCGTTAATGAAACAAAGTCAAATGTTCAATTAAAACCATACAACTTACCGAATTATCAGATTATAGAAGGCAAAACATATTTGAACATTGATTCGATGCAGGTGCCACTTGAAATTTTTGGCGAGCATAACCTGCTTAATTTGAACGGTGCCCGTAATATTTGTAATGAAATTAAGGTTAGCGATGAAACGTTTTACAATGCCATAAAGAGTTTTAAAGGAGCATCAAACAGACTTGAATTAATTGCCAAAGATCGATTCACGACTTTATTTAAAGATTTTGCACATTCACCATCTAAATTGAGGGCCACTATTAATGCTGTTAAAAATCAATATCCGGAGCGTGATTTGGTTGCCTGTATGGAGCTGCACACATTTAGTAGTTTGAATCAGGATTTTTTAAAAGAATATAGCGGAAGTATGGATAAAGCAGATTTTGCTTTTGTATATTATAATCCCGAAACCTTAAAACATAAAAATCTGCCTGCTCTATCTCCTGATCTGGTCAGGAAGGCATTTAATCATCGTAACCTCAAAGTTTACAGCGATTCAGAAGTCTTGATCAGTTATTTGTTAAATCATAATTGGAAGAATAGAAATCTGATTTTGATGTCATCGGGCAATTTTGACGGACTTGATTACCCATCATTTTCACGAAATATTTTACAGGGATAA
- the rplS gene encoding 50S ribosomal protein L19 yields the protein MSKNELLQHVEDLTTVKEYPNFKAGDTITVTYKIKEGDKERLQNYQGIVLQRSGSGATETFTVRKISNNVGVERIFPLASPFIDSIAVNKRGVVRRARIFYLRALRGKKARIKEARR from the coding sequence ATGAGCAAGAACGAGTTGTTACAGCATGTTGAAGACTTAACCACTGTAAAAGAATACCCAAATTTTAAGGCAGGAGACACCATTACTGTTACATATAAAATTAAAGAAGGCGATAAAGAAAGGTTGCAAAATTATCAAGGGATCGTATTGCAAAGATCAGGAAGTGGGGCTACAGAAACCTTTACAGTTCGAAAAATCTCTAACAATGTTGGTGTAGAAAGAATTTTCCCATTAGCATCCCCTTTTATTGATTCAATTGCAGTAAACAAAAGAGGTGTTGTTCGCAGGGCAAGAATTTTTTATCTTAGAGCATTGAGAGGCAAGAAAGCCAGAATTAAAGAAGCCAGAAGATAA
- a CDS encoding ABC transporter permease — protein sequence MNTALFIAKRISSSRKNSFSRPIIRIAIAGVSLGIAVMIISIAVVTGFQTQIRDKVIGFGSHIQINKYDFNSSYEAAPISKNQHFYPKIDSVEGIRHIQVYAYKAGIIKTEDHIQGVVLKGVGTDFDFSFFNKNLIEGKAFELDSNSRSTEVLISKNIASKINLKVGDDLRMYFVSSDQSGVRGRMFSISGIYETGLSEFDEIFVIGDIAQIQRLNGWEPDQIAGFEILLDDFNEIDRLSDYVYGEIGYDLNAQSIKKVYPHIFDWLQLMDMNVFIILALMILVSGITMISILLIVILERTSMIGILKSFGARNILIRKLFIYNAIHIIGRGMFYGNTLGLAICVIQQKFGIMNLDQESYYISVVPINIDIASIVIINILTFIICSLILIIPSLIIGKISPLKAIRFS from the coding sequence GTGAATACGGCTTTATTTATTGCTAAAAGAATCAGCTCTTCCCGAAAAAACAGCTTCTCCCGTCCAATTATTCGTATTGCGATTGCCGGAGTAAGTCTGGGAATAGCAGTAATGATTATTTCTATTGCCGTCGTCACCGGATTCCAAACACAAATAAGAGATAAAGTTATTGGTTTTGGCTCGCATATACAAATCAATAAATACGATTTCAACTCTTCATACGAAGCAGCACCCATCAGTAAAAATCAACATTTCTATCCTAAGATTGATAGTGTTGAAGGAATCAGGCACATCCAGGTTTATGCTTATAAGGCAGGAATCATCAAAACCGAAGATCATATACAAGGGGTTGTTTTAAAAGGTGTAGGAACTGATTTTGACTTTTCATTCTTCAATAAAAATCTGATCGAGGGTAAAGCCTTTGAATTAGATTCAAATTCCAGATCAACTGAGGTTTTAATCTCTAAAAATATTGCTTCAAAAATCAATCTGAAAGTGGGTGACGATTTACGGATGTATTTTGTGTCGTCAGATCAAAGTGGTGTTCGGGGTAGGATGTTTAGCATTAGTGGAATTTACGAAACAGGATTGTCAGAATTTGATGAGATATTTGTAATCGGCGATATTGCGCAAATTCAGCGTCTAAATGGCTGGGAACCTGATCAGATTGCCGGGTTTGAAATATTGTTAGATGATTTTAATGAAATTGACAGATTAAGTGATTATGTTTATGGAGAAATTGGGTATGATTTAAATGCACAAAGCATCAAGAAGGTTTATCCGCATATTTTTGATTGGTTACAACTTATGGATATGAATGTATTCATCATACTGGCATTAATGATTTTGGTTTCAGGGATTACCATGATTTCAATTTTATTAATTGTGATTTTGGAAAGAACCAGTATGATTGGCATTCTTAAATCTTTCGGTGCCAGAAATATCTTAATAAGAAAACTATTTATTTATAATGCTATCCATATCATTGGAAGGGGAATGTTTTATGGGAATACGCTTGGATTAGCAATTTGTGTTATCCAGCAAAAATTCGGGATTATGAACCTGGATCAGGAATCCTACTATATCTCTGTAGTTCCAATCAATATAGATATTGCATCGATCGTCATCATCAATATCCTTACTTTTATTATTTGTAGTTTGATACTAATCATTCCGTCTTTAATAATAGGCAAAATATCCCCACTTAAAGCCATCAGATTTAGCTAG